A segment of the Panacibacter ginsenosidivorans genome:
CAGGCTGGCCAATATTCAAATGATATACTTTAATGCCTCTTTTTTTCGCCGCTTCTGCATAAGGAACAAGTTTTCTTATGGGCGAAGGAGGCATTAATTGTCCGCGGTGGCTGATGGATAAATTTGACATAGAGCAAACCTACAGGAAAGCTTTAAAATTGCCAACGAATGTAAGTGTAGTGATTGAAGGATTTTTTAGCCGGGCATTTCTGCTTTTGAAGTCACCCATTGAGTCGCACACCCCATCTTTCTGCTATTAATCCATCGAATCCAAAATCGGGAGCCTGAATTCAATTTTTCGTTCCAGATTATATTTTGCTGATACAGCTTAAAAAGTCTACAAAAAGCGGCTTTAAACGAAAAAATTTCGAAATTATTACCACATAGTGTAAATTAGCACTGCTAATTCTTTTACATTGCACCTGAAAACTATTAAACTATGAGAACGTTTTACCTAATCCCAAGCTTACTTAGTGCGTTTTGTCTTACTTACGCCGGCGATTCTACAGCTCAGAAAAGTAACGCGTTTGCCGTTACCGGATCTACAAAAGGAGACATCACCTGGTCAACAGTAAGGCAGATTGATCTATCAACTGGTTTAGAACTGAGAAGTATTTATTCTCCCAAAGATAAACCTGCAATTCTGGACGCTATGAGTGGAACACGCGTTAACGGAGCAGCTACAGCACCAACAGAAACATTGGTGGCAGCTACAGCATATGATTCAAAAACCAATCGTTTATTCTTTACACCGATGCATAGTAATGAGCTCAGATATTTTGATCTGAGCAAAGGAACCAATGCAGTTTATTATGTTGGTAATACGGCTTTAAAATCATTTGAAGAAAAAAGTGAAGCAGATGTAATTACAAGAATGTGTTTTGGCGCTGATGGCTATGGTTATGCATTAACCAATGATGCTAACCACCTTATACGGTTTACTTCAGGCAGCAAAATAACAATCTCTGATCTTGGTTCTGTAAAAGATGGCGAGGATAATGAAAATATTTCTATTCGTAATCTTTGTACAAGCTGGGGTGGCGATATGATCGCTGATGCAATGGGTAATCTGTATGTTATCAGCATGAAAAAAAACGTATTTAAAATAAATCCGCAGACTATGGTTGCAGATTATATAGGGGCCATTGATAATATGCCTGCTGATTATACAATCAATGGTGCAGCTGTTGATGATAAAGGCAAAGTAGTTGTAAGTAGTGCTACAAGAACAGATAACTATTATAGTGTTGATCTTTCTACATTGCAGGCAAGTGCGGTTCCAAAAAAAGGCAATGATGTATATAACGCATCTGACCTTGCCAGCGGGCATCTTGCTTATGAAGATGTTTCAGATGCAAAGGTTAATCCTGCTGTGAATGTTACCGGCAATAGTGCAGTGAGTGTATATCCGAATCCTGTTATCACCAGAAGTTTCCAGGTTGCTTTTGATAAAGTATCTACAGCTACACAAACCATTCAGCTTAGCACTGTTTCAGGTGGTAGTGTACTTACAAAAGTTATCAATGTAAGCGCAAAATCAATTACACAAATTACTTTACCGGCTTCTGTACGTAGTGGAGTATATATTATAAAAGTGAGCGATGGTACAGGCAAAGTAACTTATTCAGGTAAGGTCGTTGTTTACTAATTTGTTTTCTATAGGTTAAGATAGATAAAGTCCCGCCAATTCGGCGGGACTTTATATTTTCGCATACTTATGTTTCAATCAAAGAAGAATATTATTGCCGGTCGCAATCCTGTAACTGAGGCATTGAAAAACGGACAAACCATTGATAAAATAATAATGTTTAAAAACGCATCGGGCGATAGTATACAGGAGATAAGAAAGCTTGCCAAAGAATTGAATGTGCCGGTACAATATGTTCCCAATGAAAAACTGAATAGTTTAACCAATGTGCAGCATCAGGGTGTTATAGCGTATAAATCAAGTGTGGTTTACCAGGATCTGCAGCAGGTGATAGACTGGATAAATGAAAAAGGTGAAACTATTTTATTTATCATGCTGGATGGCATAACTGATGTAAGAAATATTGGCGCCATTGCAAGAAGCGCGGTTTGCTGTGGAGCGCAGGCAATCATTGTTCCGGACAAAGGTGTTGGTGCAATGAATGAAGACGCTATGAAGAGCAGCGCAGGTGCACTGGAGCGTATACAAATATGTCGCGTAAACAGTTTGCTAAAAGCTGTTGATACGTTACATCTTAATGGCATAAAAGTTTTTACGAGTGAAATGAAAGCAGCAAAGAAAATCTTTGAGATAGACCTTACAGACCCTTGCTGCATTATTATGGGTAACGAGGAGAAAGGCGTACAGCCTTACATGAGCAAGGCTGCAGACGAACATTTCACAATACCTATGAAGGGTGGGTTTGATTCATTTAATGTATCTGTAGCGGCGGGGATTATTTTATATGAGACAATGAAGCAGCGTGGAGGTAAATAGATTTTTTAGCTTCTTATTTTGTAAGTATTATACTAAGATTTTGAATTACTTTAAGCATTGTTGTGTCACTCACTTGTGCTTTTTTTCCTGGCTCAGCAATGAACAAAACGTACAAGAGTGCGACGCAACGAAAGTCTCATTGGTAATAAAAGCCGGGCTTATAATGTATTGCCAGTTCGTTTATTAAAATTTGATTCCTGCCGAAACAGTTATGCTGCTATAAAAATTATTTATTTTAACAGAAGGAAAATCAAAGTTGGTCTCTTTACCAGAAACTGCGCTGGCCTTAACGGGAGAAAACATAATGAAATCGGATCTCAAATCCATAAAATATACAGGCTTATTTACGAAACGCCACAGACCCGTTACTGTAAGGCCTGGCTGTATATGTGTATGGCTAATCGATGAGGTATTTGAAGTATAATTGTATATATCATTAGATGATGAACGTTGGGTTATATCAAGTTTATACAATGCCATTACCGGGCCGATACCAATACCTGAGTTTTTCTTTGTATTATTAAGTATATATGTAGCAGAAAGGGCAGTTACCCGACTGCTGAAGTTTATGTAATGGTCTTCTTCAATATTCGCATTATCGTAACCTTTAACTTCACCTTTATGAAGAAGACTTACATTTATTTCAAGTGTTGTATTTTTTGTTAATTCCCGCCCATACCTGATACGACCTTTTATATTGCTGCCGCTGGAAATCATTGGATAGTAAGTTTTGCTGTCAATTACAATACCATAGAATTCCAGGTTGAAAATACTCAAATCTCCAAAACCATTTTTTTTAAACTCATTTGCAATTTGTTTTGAGGGTCCACCGAAGAAATAACCGGTTTCTATACTTGCGTAATTTTTTTGTGCGTTTACTTTTGAGCTGGCTAATATTAATAAGATGCATGCTATAATAGTGCGGGAATTGAATATCTTCTTCATAATTGTAAGTTTTAAGCTGACAGAATTGATTGATGGTATAAAAGTAGAACCGTGCAAAGCTGATAGCTAATTGAATACTGCATGTATAGCCATGTGTTTTGCGAAAAACAATTATTAAAGAATTTTTTTAGCCTTTTATATGGTAAAATGCAAATTGAATAAGCTTAGTAATTGTTGCAAACGCAAATCTTACCATTATTAAATTCAAGGATTTCAAACTTTCCTGTGCTATTTTATCTAAACACATCAAAGCATGTTATTTTTACAACCCTATGCAGGATGTAAAGTATATAAAACTGGTTGAGTGTCCACGGGATGCCATGCAAGGCTGGCTGCATTTTATTCCAACGCAACAAAAGGTCGCTTATATAAATGCATTACTCAATGTTGGCTTTGATACCATTGATTTTGGCAGTTTTGTTTCTCCAAAAGCTATTCCTCAAATGGCAGACACAAAAGAAGTATTGAACGGTTTGCAATTGAGAAGCAGCAAAACAAAGCTTCTCGCTATTGTTGCTAATATGCGTGGTGCGGAAGAAGCTGTTTTATTTGATGCAATTGATTATCTGGGCTTTCCTTTTTCTATTTCACCAACATTCCAACTCCGCAATACGAATAGTACTATTGAAGAAAGCTTCAGCAGGGTAGAAGAGATACAAAACCTCTGTATTAAAAATAAAAAGCAGCTGGTTATTTATTTAAGTATGGGCTTTGGAAACCCATACGGTGATGTTTACAACGAAAGTATTTTAACGCATTGGGCTGCTGAAATCGCAAAGCTTGATGTAAAGATCATCTCTCTTGCAGATACAGTGGGTGTTGCCACGCCACAACAAATAAGCGCAGCATTAAATGTTTTGATCCCGCTTTACAAAGACATAGAATTTGGCGTACACCTGCATTCTGCTCCCTTAAATATTTGCAATAAATTACAGGCAGCAGTTGATGCAGGTTGCAAAAGATTTGACGGAGCCTTAAAAGGCATTGGTGGTTGCCCTATGGCGCAGGACGATCTTGTAGGTAATATGCCTACAGAATTAATGATTTCTTTTTTTGAACAGCAACATTTACTTGCCGGTTTAAATAATGATGCCTTACAGTATTGTTTACAACTTGCCAATAAAATATTTGTATAATGAAGTTATTAGCTGATATAAATATTAAACAATTACAACCACCAATAACTTATACAGATAAATTATTGCTCACAGGCTCCTGTTTTACCGAGCATATCGGTAATTATCTTATGGATGTAAAATTTAATGTGCTGCAAAATCCAAATGGTATTTTGTTTGATCCGTTAAGTGTTTGTAACAGTCTTGTTTCGTACATACACAATAAACAGTATACGGAAAATGATCTTTTTTACCTTAATGAAAGTTGGCATAGCTGGCACCATCACAGCAGATTTTCTAACCCGGATAAACCGGAATGTCTGCGATTGATAAATGCATCACAGACTTCAGCACATGATTTTATAAAGGAAGCCAACTGGCTAATAATTACATTAGGATCTTCGTTCAGTTATAAACTTGTGAACACATCAATGCATGTGGCTAACTGTCACAAAGCCCCTTCACAGATGTTCATCAAACATCTTTGTACAATTGAAGAAACTGTTACGGCCCTTGATGGCACTATTCATCAGCTTTTTCATTTTAATAAGGCACTGAAAATTATTTTCACTATTAGTCCTGTTCGTCATTTGCGTGATGGAGTTGTGGAGAATAACCGCAGCAAGGCAAGATTGATAGAAGCTGTGCATCATCTTGTAAATAAATTTGATAAACTTTATTATTTCCCGTCGTACGAGTTGTTAATAGATGTATTGCGTGATTATCGTTTTTATGATATAGACCTTGCACACCCTAACTATGCGGCCACGCAATTTGTGCTGGAAAAATTTTCAGAATATTGTTTTGATGACAACGCAAAAAAACTTTCAGAAGAAATAAAAAAGATCGTCATTGCATCTAATCATAAACCGTTTAATGCACAATCGCATCAGCATAAACAGTTTCTTTTGACTCATCTAGAGAAAACAACACAATTGCAGCAACAATATCCTTTTCTTGATTTTAATAAAGAGTTGCAGTTTTTTTCTGCACAGTAATTTTTTTGAGCCGGTCCAAAGAATAATTATTAAGCTTTCGTTGCGTCGCACTCTTGTACTAAAGAAATAGTTTCAGCAGTATGCAGGTTTGCATGTTTACAAGTTTGATAAGCAACAAAAAGCCTTTGAACTTTGAAACATTTAAATGTGTAAACCTGTTCAATAATGTTAAACAGTACAAGTGTGCGACGCAACTATAGATGCACAAAGCTTTGCAGCTTAGTTCATAAAAATAGAACTGCAATACAACCAGTGATGTATTATGAACGTTACTGCATAAGTCTGTACACAGGATAACGTAAATGCTCAGGTTCGTAATAAGGAGAATTTTTATATACGAAATTTAGTTGCGCTGCTGATGATGCAGCAAAAGCAGTATCTGTTCTTTTCTTTTCTTCAAGTTGTGTACGCAATTCAGGATGTTGTTGTAAAAAATCAGCTGCAACATCTTCCCATCGGTAATCACTGTAGCCTTCTTTTTGTTGCAGTATGGCATCAAAAAAATTCCAGTGAAAATAACTGTCATCTGCCTGTGGTTCTAAAGTTTCTACAATGTACCTGTCTGCACGCTGGCCTGTATAAATAATATAATCACCTTTAAGAAAACGAATGCTGCCGGGCATTTCCGTAACCTTTACATTATAATTAAAATGATGTTTTTCATAAGGCCTTGCAGCTGATTTATAATCATCAATGTGATAATAAGACACATTAATTACTGTGTCTTTTTTTATACGATCAAACCGTACGCCATTCAGTTTTAAAAGATCAATAGCATTTTGCCAGCCCTGCGGAATAATATATGCTTTTGGCTTTTGTATGGTTAACATTGGTTTATAAGTATTATAAAATTTAACCTGCTTTTCAAAAGGTTTATTATGGTCATAATACAATCGTTGCATATCTGTTACAACGCTTGTCTTGTAAGCTGCTTCATAACCTTTAAAAGGTATCAAATCATATTTTGAAGAATCAACCTGCCAGCTTATGGTAAAATTTTTTTGCTGTTCAACGGCTTCTATGGATGCTTTTCTCTTAGCGATAATCTCTGCAGCATATGTACCAGCCTGCTCTATTACTGTTTGCATAAAAGCATACGTACTTATAACACGGTCTTTAAAAGGCTTGAGCATATGCGTTTCCGGTACAAAAGCTATTGTTTGAAAAAGAGCAGCATAACCGCTGCTATATCTTGGAGGATCGTAGAAGGCTTCCCAGCCAGTTTCAACATTTCCCTCTTCAAAATTTACATACGGGCACATGGGCCATTGCTTGGCTTCCATACTTTTAAACAAGGCTGGTTCAAATGTTTCATGCAAAAAAGAACCAATTTCCCCACCTAATTTATTGTGCTGTGTGGTAAGCATGGTCATTGTATGCTGGTAATCGGCGCCGTCACTTACATGATTATCTATAAAAATATCAGGGTCAAGCCATTGAAATATTTCTTCAAATGCATGCGCATCTTTTGAGTCGGCTTTTATGAAATCCCTGTTAAGATCAAGGTTCTGCGAGTTGCCCCTAAAGCCATAGCTTTCCGGGCCATTTTGATTAACCCTGGAGAAGTTGTTACGATTAAGACTGCCTCCAATGTTGTATATGGGAATGGCTGCTATCACTACGTTTACAGGAATTTTTAACTTACCTGTAGCAAGGTCACGCATAAGCATCATGCTCGCATCGACACCGTCTGGCTCACCGGGATGAATGCCATTATTTACCAGTATAACTACTTTGTTTTTGCGGTGCCATTCTGCGGGATTAAAGTTCCTGTCGTTACTAAAAATAACCAGTTGCAACGGGTATCCTGCATCGGTGGTATCAAATTTTTTTATATCTATAGTATTAAATTTGGCTTTAAGAGCGTTATAGTAATCAGTGCACCCGAAATAAGTGACAGTTTGTAAACCTTTGGTTTTTTCAAAAGTTGTAGTAAATTGTTGTGCCAAGCCAGCTATATTATTCAGAAGAAAAATACTAATAATTAATTTTTTCATAATTTGTAACCAGAATTTTACTTGAAGATAATGGAAAACACGTACAGGATACTCATTGCCGAAGACGAACCTAAACTTGGATTGGTGATCCAGGAGGAACTGGCACGCCAGGGCTACCAGGCAGACATGGCCTATGATGGGGCAATAGCTGAAAAACTCTTTAACCAGCACAGCTATTCTTTGATACTGCTTGACATAAACCTGCCCTATAAGAACGGACTGGCTTTATGTAAAGAATTCAGACAGCAAAACAATAAAGTGCCCATTATTATGCTTACTGCATTGGGTGAGATTCAGGATAAAGTAGATGCTTTTAGCCTTGGTGCTGATGATTATATCGTAAAACCCTTCCACTTTGACGAGCTCTTTGCAAGAATAAAAGTTTTCCTGAAAAGAGCTGAAAATACAGCTCAATTCAGCGATAAAATAAATGTTGGGGATCTTGAAATAGACATGAATAAAAAAACGGTTACCCGTGCAGAAAAAAATATAAATCTTACAGCCAAGGAATTTTCTCTGCTGGTGCTGCTCTCAAGAAACAAAGGCAAAGTAATTTCGAAGGCCGAGATTATGGAAAAAGTATGGGAGCTAAGTTTTGATACTGGTACCAATACAATTGAAGTTTACATTAGTTTTCTACGAAATAAGATCGATAAGCCTTTTGAAACAAAACTTATTCATACCAAGCCGGGCTTTGGATATTATGTTAGGGAGGCGCCGCTGTCATGAGAGTTCGGCTAAGGTTTGTTGTTACACTTACCCTGGTTGTTTCAGCAATCCTGGCT
Coding sequences within it:
- a CDS encoding response regulator transcription factor, which gives rise to MENTYRILIAEDEPKLGLVIQEELARQGYQADMAYDGAIAEKLFNQHSYSLILLDINLPYKNGLALCKEFRQQNNKVPIIMLTALGEIQDKVDAFSLGADDYIVKPFHFDELFARIKVFLKRAENTAQFSDKINVGDLEIDMNKKTVTRAEKNINLTAKEFSLLVLLSRNKGKVISKAEIMEKVWELSFDTGTNTIEVYISFLRNKIDKPFETKLIHTKPGFGYYVREAPLS
- a CDS encoding GSCFA domain-containing protein — translated: MKLLADINIKQLQPPITYTDKLLLTGSCFTEHIGNYLMDVKFNVLQNPNGILFDPLSVCNSLVSYIHNKQYTENDLFYLNESWHSWHHHSRFSNPDKPECLRLINASQTSAHDFIKEANWLIITLGSSFSYKLVNTSMHVANCHKAPSQMFIKHLCTIEETVTALDGTIHQLFHFNKALKIIFTISPVRHLRDGVVENNRSKARLIEAVHHLVNKFDKLYYFPSYELLIDVLRDYRFYDIDLAHPNYAATQFVLEKFSEYCFDDNAKKLSEEIKKIVIASNHKPFNAQSHQHKQFLLTHLEKTTQLQQQYPFLDFNKELQFFSAQ
- a CDS encoding hydroxymethylglutaryl-CoA lyase, with protein sequence MQDVKYIKLVECPRDAMQGWLHFIPTQQKVAYINALLNVGFDTIDFGSFVSPKAIPQMADTKEVLNGLQLRSSKTKLLAIVANMRGAEEAVLFDAIDYLGFPFSISPTFQLRNTNSTIEESFSRVEEIQNLCIKNKKQLVIYLSMGFGNPYGDVYNESILTHWAAEIAKLDVKIISLADTVGVATPQQISAALNVLIPLYKDIEFGVHLHSAPLNICNKLQAAVDAGCKRFDGALKGIGGCPMAQDDLVGNMPTELMISFFEQQHLLAGLNNDALQYCLQLANKIFV
- a CDS encoding T9SS type A sorting domain-containing protein; the protein is MRTFYLIPSLLSAFCLTYAGDSTAQKSNAFAVTGSTKGDITWSTVRQIDLSTGLELRSIYSPKDKPAILDAMSGTRVNGAATAPTETLVAATAYDSKTNRLFFTPMHSNELRYFDLSKGTNAVYYVGNTALKSFEEKSEADVITRMCFGADGYGYALTNDANHLIRFTSGSKITISDLGSVKDGEDNENISIRNLCTSWGGDMIADAMGNLYVISMKKNVFKINPQTMVADYIGAIDNMPADYTINGAAVDDKGKVVVSSATRTDNYYSVDLSTLQASAVPKKGNDVYNASDLASGHLAYEDVSDAKVNPAVNVTGNSAVSVYPNPVITRSFQVAFDKVSTATQTIQLSTVSGGSVLTKVINVSAKSITQITLPASVRSGVYIIKVSDGTGKVTYSGKVVVY
- a CDS encoding M14 family metallopeptidase — encoded protein: MKKLIISIFLLNNIAGLAQQFTTTFEKTKGLQTVTYFGCTDYYNALKAKFNTIDIKKFDTTDAGYPLQLVIFSNDRNFNPAEWHRKNKVVILVNNGIHPGEPDGVDASMMLMRDLATGKLKIPVNVVIAAIPIYNIGGSLNRNNFSRVNQNGPESYGFRGNSQNLDLNRDFIKADSKDAHAFEEIFQWLDPDIFIDNHVSDGADYQHTMTMLTTQHNKLGGEIGSFLHETFEPALFKSMEAKQWPMCPYVNFEEGNVETGWEAFYDPPRYSSGYAALFQTIAFVPETHMLKPFKDRVISTYAFMQTVIEQAGTYAAEIIAKRKASIEAVEQQKNFTISWQVDSSKYDLIPFKGYEAAYKTSVVTDMQRLYYDHNKPFEKQVKFYNTYKPMLTIQKPKAYIIPQGWQNAIDLLKLNGVRFDRIKKDTVINVSYYHIDDYKSAARPYEKHHFNYNVKVTEMPGSIRFLKGDYIIYTGQRADRYIVETLEPQADDSYFHWNFFDAILQQKEGYSDYRWEDVAADFLQQHPELRTQLEEKKRTDTAFAASSAAQLNFVYKNSPYYEPEHLRYPVYRLMQ
- the rlmB gene encoding 23S rRNA (guanosine(2251)-2'-O)-methyltransferase RlmB, whose translation is MFQSKKNIIAGRNPVTEALKNGQTIDKIIMFKNASGDSIQEIRKLAKELNVPVQYVPNEKLNSLTNVQHQGVIAYKSSVVYQDLQQVIDWINEKGETILFIMLDGITDVRNIGAIARSAVCCGAQAIIVPDKGVGAMNEDAMKSSAGALERIQICRVNSLLKAVDTLHLNGIKVFTSEMKAAKKIFEIDLTDPCCIIMGNEEKGVQPYMSKAADEHFTIPMKGGFDSFNVSVAAGIILYETMKQRGGK